Sequence from the Triticum dicoccoides isolate Atlit2015 ecotype Zavitan unplaced genomic scaffold, WEW_v2.0 scaffold150969, whole genome shotgun sequence genome:
CAACAGCTGCCAAGTACTACACAGACAGTGCTAAATAACAGTGCACAGGAAGGTCTCGTGGATCTACATACTAAGAAGGGCTCGAGGCCCAACATAGCTCGATAACATCGTATCGAGTGGCATCAGGGGGTTGTTCGGCAACGCTGGTGGTCATCGAAGCTCTTCGCCTTGGCTATTGGAGGGGCGATCTTGTGAAGGACATCATGTATCTTCCAAGAATGTTGCTGATAGGAAGAGGCCCCCTGTCAGCACAAGCATCACAATGGTTAGTACAAGTTCCTGAACAATTTAGAGAAAAAACCAATTGAAAGTCTGTAACCAGAAATTCCATGGAGCGCATTCTGGCAACTACAGACATACAAGGACACTATACTCTTGTGATTACGGCAATTCAATAAGCAATAATACTGGATGCTGGATCCAGTCAAAAGAATGGATGTTTAATATGACAAGCACAAGATTTCCGAAACAGCCATACAACCATAATAATAAAGCAACTTGAACAGAGTGAATCCTTAGTGCATTCTACTCTTATGCCATTACAGATCAAATGACAATCATAGGAGTTCAACAACTCAATCTGCAATCATACAGGATCTAGTTCAAAGCATGGATGCAATATGACGCGAACAAGATTTCCTCAACGGCCATAGCCAACATAAAACAGCTGAAACCGAGCTAATCCTTTTAGAGCGCATTCTAGCAACATATGTGCATTCCTACTCTGAAGTTATTACACGAAACTGAGAACACATAAATCTCACCTCTTATTTACAGTCGACGCCTTGACAGTACAGCTATAAATAAATAAACCTTTGGGGAAAAAATTCATTACAATCTGTAATGACTTCAGATGACTAGCACGAGAATTTCGCAGCAGTTGCAAGTTTTCAATCAAAGATAGTCTGGACATGAGTAATCAGTTATAACACattgtacagatagataaagcatggGAGTGGATGTGTTGTCTCTTACCAGGCACGAGAATCACAGCTGTTATTACGGTTATCACCCATGACGAATACATGGCCTTCAGGGAGGCGCTGCAGGACGATGCACAGTCTTAGTACCAGATGGATCCGGGCATAGAATTGAGCAGAGAGCGAGAATAGGATTGGAGGGAGAGATCATCCACCATCTGAGACCCGTCATTTCATTTCGAAAGAACAATGGGGGTACTCAGGAAGTCAACAACACAGAGCAGCCATGCCACTTTTGGTCCTCCTCTTGCAGTAGTAGTATGTATGGTCATTTGTTTGTCTAGCAATAATGAGCCATGGTAGTTTGGGCATACAAGTATCTGTGGACCTGGCAATAGCAACTCCACAATGTTGTTCAAGGAGACAATGCTCACTCAGCAGGGTAATAGAAAGAGAAGCAACGAACAAACCATGGCTTCCATCGTGTACGACGACGCATGGGGTGCGGTGTAGTGTTCATTCTGTGCAACACCGTTAACAATAAGCTGGCCTTGCCGGACCTGTAAAAATGTTTGTGCGTAAGTGCTGGCATTCAGATTTAGGTAGTAGAATGCATAATGCATCTTGGTATATGGATGGCCTTAGCTCAAGCAGCATATGCGAATCAGTGTGATGAATGAATGAATGCTACTAATGTGGGTCAGCATTGCGTTTGCTGAAGCAGCATACGTCGATCAGCAGGATGAACAAATGAAAGAATGACAGTAGTACTAGTTGGTATGCATCGTGTTTGTTAAAGCAGCATATATCAATCAGTAGGAGTAGGATGAATGAATGATGCTGTATCAATAATGTGGGTAGAAGACACTGCAAGTGTGGCCTTTACTAAATGGAAGAATGAACAAATGAAATGGTCAATCAGCAGGATGACTAAATGAAGGATTAATAAACGGAGGTAGCATATCTATGAATGAATTGTAGTAATAAGTTGGGTGGAAGCAGGACAATGTTAGCATCATCGCATTTGCTCAATCAGCACAGCAGGATGAATAAGTGAAAGTATGAAGAGATGATGGCATCAGATTAGTAGTTGATTATTACCTCGACGAAATCTCCAGGGGTGGCAATAACCCTCTTAATAAACACGACATCTTTATTTATGCCGCAGTTCTGCAGTAAAAATTAGGAGAATCAGATTGACTGACAAGTAGGAGTAAAAATGGAATGGAAGAAGAGAAGAAGCAGAGCAATGTACCTGCAGGGCGGTGGGCACCCTGAAGAAGACAATGTCGCCCACGGACGGCCGCCGGAACATGTAGCTCACCTgaccaaaaccaaaaccaaaatcaGAATCAAATCATTCATTCCCCATTTCATTTCTTTTGTTAGTTAGCCAACTAATCGTGGCACATCCGAACGAGGGCAAGCAGAATGAAAGAGATCTATCTACTCGTATCTATCTAGCAGAAGCAGAGGgggaaaagaaaggaaaggaaaggaagcTACTTTCTCTGCGACGGCGCGGTC
This genomic interval carries:
- the LOC119344026 gene encoding chloroplast processing peptidase-like isoform X1, whose product is MAMAPPRLLRGLIAPLSPADWLPCHQQLLTSAALLHRWWVARLRCSDGFKLFLVLLLVSTALAVIRYVASASMAPTLRPGDRAVAEKVSYMFRRPSVGDIVFFRVPTALQNCGINKDVVFIKRVIATPGDFVEVRQGQLIVNGVAQNEHYTAPHASSYTMEAMRLPEGHVFVMGDNRNNSCDSRAWGPLPISNILGRYMMSFTRSPLQ
- the LOC119344026 gene encoding chloroplast processing peptidase-like isoform X2 — its product is MAMAPPRLLRGLIAPLSPADWLPCHQQLLTSAALLHRWWVARLRCSDGFKLFLVLLLVSTALAVIRYVASASMAPTLRPGDRAVAEKVSYMFRRPSVGDIVFFRVPTALQNCGINKDVVFIKRVIATPGDFVEVRQGQLIVNGVAQNEHYTAPHASSYTMEAMRLPEGHVFVMGDNRNNSCDSRA